The Nothobranchius furzeri strain GRZ-AD chromosome 17, NfurGRZ-RIMD1, whole genome shotgun sequence nucleotide sequence TGGGCTTTAAAATAGGACTGAAGATGGGGGAAACCTCAGGGAAACTCCACTGCTACTCCTGTTACTTCAATAACCTGAGAACTGCTTccaaccccaccccacccacacagCGAACACCCAGAGAATGCTCGAAATAGCTGTATTTTATGTCTAGAATCAAAACTCATCACAATAACCAAGCTGGGGGGATTTTTCTGTGGTGCTTGTCAAACTATGGAGTTCTCAAATAAAAAAGGGTCATTTAAAGAAATGAAGTGAAGGAGGAATCAGTTGTGAGGAAAGAGTTGTTTTTACTTTAACATGTTAACTGAAGTTTGTTATTTAAGTATATTCAGCCTTTAACGTTTACATGACAACGTCACAAACATTCCCTTGTATCCACCCTGTTATATGTCCGTCACATTGTTTAACTCAGTGTTTTGTAGTGCACTAAAATGACGTCGCCTCTATTCTGTGTgagttatatatttttattagtgTTCTGTAGTCTTCTGGTGCCCATCCCCATGAGTACTGATGTATGAATAATTAGCATTTTCACTTAAAAACATGAATTTTTGCTGAAATCTGGAAACAAAATGGGTAAAAATTTTAACAGCTGTCCATTTAAGTTGAAACTGTTTGTGGAACTTgaagatttattttttttaccacgtGTGTGTTGGTAAACTGCTCTGATGGTAATATGTTGTTTTCCTCTTATATCAAACGTATTGTGAGACTATTTAAATGGTAAGTTGTAGTTTTTGTCGTAAGCTGACGTGTAATCATTTCTGTATTTCTTTTTCTTGCAACTGTGTTACCGTGTTAAGATAATCCTGTCGAGATGATCGGTGtaataaaattatgtttttattataattattattttaatacATCACCTGGTCAAATTAGTGGTACAAAAGTattcatttaacatttttattacATAAATAAACAACATCTACTCTCTCTGTCTCTGGTGTCTAGATTTGGAAACAAATGGGAGTCATTTTGAGGAGAAACTTTGTGTTGTTCAAACACTGTTAAAGATGTGTGAGTCCAGGAGTGCGAGGCTGTCTAGCTGCTCTTTAGAGGTGGGGGCTCTTTCCTTTAGATACCACCACAGCTTGTTCTCCGATGCTGTCTTCAATGAGTAAAGAGATGGCGCCATCTAGCTGTTTGGTTGCTGCTAACGCCACCACAGCCTTCTCTGTTGGGAAGCCCATCTTCTCGAGCTGCTGGAGTCTGAGAAGAAACAGATCTGTAAACGTTAGCTAGAAAACAAGAGGGGGTGTATTTGCACATTCGCAGGATAATCAGCGTAATACTTACCGCAGAGAGGAAACCGATGATTTGGGCACCTCCACTTTTTTATTGGACTCCACCTCAGGAGCATCCTGTAACGAAGCCAGAATCCCTGCTCTCAGcatctcctcctccagcagctctGCTTCGGACACCGCAGCAGACTCCTCCATCACCCAAAGTGGTGACTGTTCCATCCAAGGATGGTGGTGGAAAGCTGTCCCTGGGGGGGAAGTTGCCTGATCTGCAGGCAAGAATTGGGGACGTGATCTATACAAAAAGGAGAAAGGATTAAATTTGCCACTGACATGATTGAAGACCGCAGCTATGATTCAATGAAACATATGTACAACACCTCTCTGAGGTCGCAAAAGTCGGCAATTTGAATCTGGAAGAAGTCGGAACAAACAGCCAATGAGGAATGAAATCAAAAATCTTGACGTCCTCTAATTCCTGTAACATCCTGATTAATGGTTGATGATCTGCAAGTTATATTAAGTACTTAAAATATACTTTATAGGGAAATGCGTAAACAAATCACCTTTAACTTTAATGCACTAAACTTTTAACTCAAACCAGCTACACATCTTGAGACATTATGAAGtgtgcatggatgtaattttcagtttagaagtggggggggggggggacacggggggtatcttaacagtatgttctaatgtgaaacaggcttcaacacaaacggttgttttctgcttggtcctagagctcaaccagtgtcattttaatatagcgtaatattgtttttggatagtaaaaagtgcaggggtcaaaactaggctttggaaaaagtgggggggacatgtcccccatcctccccccaaaattacgtccatggaagtGTGGAATGTTGTGTTGTTAAGAATGTGCATCTTGAAGAGATGCGTAAAATAATATGAAAAATTAAACATTTAAGAGCAAAATGCTTCAATTCAACAaaaccacataaaaatgctctaaGTATCAATCGACTAAA carries:
- the rhbdd3 gene encoding rhomboid domain-containing protein 3; amino-acid sequence: MLGAWFRSGRPGLCLATYVLVIVMVLTYAGEIQASLSLGPGGDFPKFRDVFLFALCHDDLPSLLVSVALLLLSGSSQERHWGTVAWMSLSILTMILLPLVYTLVLFVGSGGASRICGYSAIQLTLITAQCRQTAQRRLLRFLPVWILPWLLLLVGLLLLPGTPALLHFCAICIGHNYHQPLIRMLQELEDVKIFDFIPHWLFVPTSSRFKLPTFATSERSRPQFLPADQATSPPGTAFHHHPWMEQSPLWVMEESAAVSEAELLEEEMLRAGILASLQDAPEVESNKKVEVPKSSVSSLRLQQLEKMGFPTEKAVVALAATKQLDGAISLLIEDSIGEQAVVVSKGKSPHL